The following coding sequences are from one Haloferax litoreum window:
- the nthA gene encoding nitrile hydratase subunit alpha, whose protein sequence is MTNEGPNGESDVPLGEESGEESHSHSPDQRDEPHDSHDHSHDHHHTHHHSAEGDPNDPKERARALQSLLVEKGLVSTAAVDEVIAKYEHDIGPMNGARVVAKAWVDPEFKERLLADATTAIADEFDFELGDHHTEVVENTSEVHNVIVCTLCSCYPWFLLGLPPSWYKSPEYRSRLVREPRAVLSEFGLDLSKSVEVAVWDSTSDFRYMVLPERPVGTEDLNETELAELVTRDSMVGVETLEAQS, encoded by the coding sequence ATGACGAACGAAGGACCCAACGGCGAGAGTGACGTACCTCTTGGAGAGGAGTCAGGTGAGGAATCCCATTCACACTCCCCCGACCAGCGTGACGAACCTCACGACTCCCACGACCATTCTCACGACCACCACCACACACATCACCACTCGGCCGAAGGTGACCCGAACGACCCCAAAGAGCGAGCACGGGCGCTCCAGTCGTTACTCGTCGAGAAAGGCCTCGTCTCGACCGCAGCAGTCGACGAGGTCATCGCGAAGTACGAACACGACATCGGGCCGATGAACGGCGCACGGGTCGTCGCGAAGGCGTGGGTGGACCCGGAGTTCAAAGAGAGATTGCTGGCCGACGCGACCACCGCCATCGCGGACGAGTTCGACTTCGAATTAGGCGACCACCACACCGAAGTCGTCGAGAACACGAGTGAGGTCCACAACGTCATCGTCTGTACCCTCTGCTCGTGTTATCCGTGGTTCCTCCTCGGACTCCCCCCGTCGTGGTACAAGTCACCCGAGTATCGGTCTCGACTCGTCCGCGAACCACGTGCAGTCCTCTCTGAGTTCGGGCTAGACCTCTCCAAGTCGGTCGAAGTCGCCGTCTGGGACTCGACGTCTGACTTTCGGTACATGGTCTTGCCGGAACGCCCGGTGGGTACCGAGGACCTGAACGAGACGGAACTCGCCGAACTCGTCACTCGAGATTCGATGGTCGGTGTCGAAACCTTGGAGGCGCAGTCGTGA
- a CDS encoding nitrile hydratase accessory protein, with amino-acid sequence MSETSKRIEDLVSSGAIPRRGDEPVFEEPWQARAFGLVLSLCDDGVISWDAFQRQLVEEIGTAPSDSNGEGPNHVYYEHWLRAFEKLLVDTDVLSGVELRGRAGEFASGDRDASEFTLDEAGNEQ; translated from the coding sequence GTGAGTGAGACCTCGAAGCGAATCGAAGACCTCGTTTCGTCCGGAGCGATTCCCCGTCGGGGGGACGAACCGGTATTCGAAGAACCGTGGCAGGCACGAGCCTTTGGGCTCGTCCTTTCACTGTGTGACGACGGTGTCATCTCGTGGGACGCGTTCCAGCGTCAGTTGGTCGAGGAGATCGGTACCGCACCCAGTGATTCGAACGGCGAAGGTCCGAACCACGTCTACTACGAACATTGGCTGCGAGCGTTCGAGAAGTTGCTCGTCGATACCGATGTGTTGTCGGGTGTCGAACTCCGCGGACGTGCTGGTGAGTTTGCATCCGGTGACCGAGACGCATCAGAGTTCACACTCGACGAAGCGGGGAACGAACAGTGA
- a CDS encoding SDR family oxidoreductase, translating to MDLGIAGNTAVIAASSSGLGKATAIVLAREGANVVVNGRDEDRLDDAVEEIEAVARGSVLGVVGDLTERTDIRNLVDRTVEEFGSIDHLVTNTGGPRACQFFDLTDDEWYDGYDLLTMSMVWLVEDSVEHLRADGGGTIVAITSRSAKEAATNNVLSSAVRMSVIGLAKVLSRELAPAVRVNSVLPGAHETPRNRDHMKPYLEAGVYDSFEEGKQAYIDSTIPMGRYGRPEEVGELVAFLSSKRAEFITGTAIQIDGGVTHATF from the coding sequence ATGGACCTCGGAATTGCAGGTAACACAGCGGTAATTGCCGCTTCGTCCAGCGGACTTGGGAAGGCAACGGCTATTGTACTCGCACGTGAGGGAGCGAACGTCGTCGTCAACGGGCGAGACGAAGACCGACTCGACGATGCCGTGGAAGAAATCGAAGCAGTGGCACGAGGGTCGGTACTCGGTGTGGTGGGTGACCTGACCGAACGAACGGATATCCGAAACCTCGTCGACCGCACCGTCGAAGAGTTTGGCAGCATCGATCACCTCGTGACAAATACCGGTGGTCCCCGAGCGTGCCAGTTCTTCGACCTCACCGACGACGAATGGTACGATGGGTACGACCTGTTGACGATGAGTATGGTCTGGTTGGTCGAAGATTCGGTCGAGCACTTACGCGCTGATGGTGGCGGAACGATTGTCGCGATTACGTCGCGCTCTGCCAAAGAAGCGGCGACCAACAATGTCCTCTCGAGTGCAGTTCGGATGAGTGTTATCGGCCTCGCGAAGGTCCTCTCTCGCGAACTGGCACCCGCTGTTCGGGTCAACTCTGTCCTCCCCGGTGCACACGAGACGCCCCGCAACCGCGACCACATGAAACCGTATCTCGAAGCGGGTGTGTACGACTCGTTCGAGGAGGGGAAACAGGCATACATCGATTCGACGATTCCGATGGGGCGATACGGGCGGCCAGAAGAGGTTGGTGAGTTGGTCGCATTCTTGAGTTCGAAGCGAGCCGAATTCATCACTGGGACAGCAATTCAAATCGACGGCGGAGTGACCCACGCTACGTTTTAG
- a CDS encoding thioredoxin family protein, protein MDVTEVLIRRNVIVDGDGAEFGLSDEFSAAVDAETEHLASNTETERADLVRARCGVEESSIVLDRCGDDTERLGRYLALYEQTADIPLEDRLGLFVGLEAVARDPAPDSGAPELFLPVHADQLAFYLSSVRKAVVYVWRDDCPPCETVRSDLDTLVTDPIASVGLFAVYGPGDPETLADQYDVRGGPTLLFVVDGKVDIRLQGAQYTDIVEKELSHLADTELA, encoded by the coding sequence ATGGACGTGACAGAGGTACTTATCAGACGAAACGTCATCGTCGACGGTGACGGCGCGGAGTTCGGTCTAAGCGATGAGTTCTCGGCTGCTGTCGACGCCGAAACGGAGCACTTGGCTTCTAACACTGAGACTGAGCGGGCCGACCTCGTCCGCGCTCGATGTGGTGTCGAGGAGTCGAGTATCGTTCTCGACCGCTGTGGCGACGACACGGAGCGGCTCGGACGATACCTCGCACTCTACGAACAGACTGCGGACATTCCGCTCGAAGACCGGCTAGGGCTGTTCGTGGGACTCGAGGCGGTCGCACGAGACCCGGCACCCGACTCGGGCGCACCCGAGTTGTTCCTCCCCGTTCACGCCGACCAACTCGCGTTCTACCTCTCGTCTGTTCGAAAAGCGGTCGTCTACGTCTGGCGTGACGACTGCCCGCCCTGCGAGACGGTTCGTTCGGACCTCGACACGCTCGTCACGGACCCGATCGCGTCGGTTGGGTTATTCGCTGTCTATGGGCCGGGCGACCCCGAAACACTGGCTGACCAGTACGACGTCCGCGGTGGGCCGACGCTCTTGTTCGTCGTCGATGGGAAGGTGGACATTCGGCTCCAAGGTGCGCAATACACGGATATCGTCGAAAAAGAACTCTCACATCTCGCAGACACCGAACTCGCTTAA
- a CDS encoding amidase, whose translation MRTLDESELRELADRYHIHVDGPEVDEILSMTNEKLGGLREVYEVPVPSKQADSGDRSWDEPTDDPHNALVTTCRVPPTTENSGVLSGMSVGVKDIVAVAGVPLTSGSATMQGYIPGFDAEVVDRLRRAGATITAKTNLDEFAGSGRGVSFFGQITNPYDTSRSAGGSSGGSAVAVATGLVDAALGTDTGGSIRLPASYCGVVGVKPTYGVVPLHGVVENTYTLDTVGPMTKTVTTAAQLLDTISGPSARDPASMEAAGRDEYAVGGSTTAVESPPSPEEVSLGLVVEGVGDGTATQSVESPIKDRFDVVTDALEDAGVAVEPVSIDRFEQAQPVKFAHSLVELAAHWRAGGAPLRRGGDVDHDYVVSFTSRREAMSAEVNAHLRARLLAGARLLDAHGGRHYVRALAAAKTITASMEAPLDEYDALILPTSPGRAPTREAVESPVTSFARNTIPANVSGQPALSLPAGTIEGVPTGVQLFGRRFEDAHLLGVAATVEPLVANGS comes from the coding sequence ATGCGAACACTCGACGAGAGTGAGCTCCGCGAGCTTGCCGACCGATACCACATTCACGTAGATGGCCCGGAAGTCGATGAGATTCTCTCGATGACGAACGAAAAGCTTGGGGGGCTGAGGGAGGTGTACGAGGTTCCCGTCCCTTCGAAGCAAGCGGACAGTGGTGACCGCTCGTGGGACGAACCTACGGACGACCCTCACAATGCGCTGGTGACGACGTGTCGTGTCCCGCCAACTACTGAGAACTCCGGGGTGCTCAGTGGCATGTCCGTCGGTGTGAAAGATATCGTCGCGGTTGCCGGCGTTCCGCTCACGTCCGGTTCAGCGACGATGCAGGGGTACATCCCCGGATTCGACGCGGAAGTCGTCGACCGGTTGCGACGTGCCGGCGCGACGATAACGGCGAAGACGAACCTCGACGAATTCGCCGGAAGCGGTCGTGGGGTCTCGTTCTTCGGGCAAATTACGAACCCGTACGATACGTCTCGGTCTGCCGGTGGGTCGTCGGGAGGGAGCGCTGTCGCCGTCGCGACGGGTCTCGTCGATGCTGCACTCGGAACCGACACTGGGGGGTCTATTCGATTACCTGCATCGTACTGTGGCGTCGTCGGGGTAAAGCCAACCTACGGTGTCGTGCCGCTCCACGGTGTCGTCGAGAACACGTACACGCTCGACACCGTCGGTCCGATGACGAAGACAGTGACGACAGCAGCACAATTGCTGGATACAATATCCGGTCCGTCAGCACGCGACCCCGCGAGCATGGAAGCCGCTGGACGAGACGAGTACGCAGTCGGGGGAAGTACAACTGCAGTCGAATCACCTCCAAGTCCAGAAGAGGTCTCACTCGGACTCGTCGTCGAAGGGGTCGGAGACGGGACGGCGACGCAGTCTGTCGAATCGCCGATCAAGGACCGATTCGACGTCGTGACAGATGCACTCGAAGATGCTGGAGTCGCCGTCGAACCGGTGTCTATCGACCGATTCGAACAGGCCCAACCCGTGAAGTTCGCCCACAGCCTCGTCGAACTCGCTGCGCACTGGCGTGCGGGAGGCGCGCCGCTTCGACGTGGAGGAGATGTCGACCACGACTACGTCGTCTCGTTCACGAGCAGACGAGAGGCGATGAGTGCCGAAGTGAACGCACATCTCCGTGCACGCCTCCTCGCTGGAGCACGTCTCCTCGACGCGCACGGGGGGCGGCACTACGTCCGAGCACTCGCTGCCGCGAAGACGATTACAGCGTCGATGGAAGCACCGTTAGACGAGTACGATGCGCTCATTCTCCCGACGTCTCCCGGACGTGCACCGACGCGAGAGGCGGTCGAGTCACCGGTGACCTCGTTCGCACGAAATACGATTCCAGCGAACGTCTCGGGCCAACCTGCGTTGTCGCTCCCCGCAGGAACGATCGAAGGTGTGCCGACTGGTGTCCAACTATTCGGGCGTCGGTTCGAGGATGCACACCTCCTCGGAGTCGCTGCGACTGTCGAGCCGCTCGTCGCAAACGGGAGTTAA
- a CDS encoding class I adenylate-forming enzyme family protein — MLPLQRSYLEQSAKWRPDSIALRAVDTGETLSYEALDERANQFANALSSLGIRQGDRVALALYNTFEFPIAMYGCHKGGFVPVALNYRFATEDFTHAISTVNPSAVVYDTATREALRPAIDELRGGMRLVTVGGDDDDAVRFDELLDSAPSTTPPEFFRDDEDISYMFFTSGTTGNPKAVAHSVRSGRERTVTSIIANSLSPQSVCLLLLPFFHGGGMDSTLRAVVSVGAELLLVRKPTSEGIPDLIEEFGVTDVRSVPTTLKRVLDDPGCADRDFSTIECWRATGAVLTESLAKDVIENVTPNLYNAYGSSEGGTNVVLRPEDLPGKAGTVGKAALGNEVRVIAYEPGRDVPPSEEVPVGEEGEVIIRSPQLYHGYFGNAEATNERVRDGWYYTHDIGVIDEDRYLIIKGRTDDMILSGGELVSAVEVEEVLESHEKVSEAIVVGRPDDEWGQVVKAVIAPRNGVETEAIEDELEAYCRDHPSLARYKRPREYELVEELDHNETGKKLRATYQTA, encoded by the coding sequence ATGCTACCACTTCAGCGGAGCTACCTCGAGCAGAGTGCAAAATGGCGGCCCGATTCGATCGCACTCCGAGCAGTCGATACCGGTGAGACCCTCTCGTACGAAGCCCTCGACGAGCGAGCGAACCAGTTTGCAAATGCGCTCTCGTCGTTAGGCATCCGCCAAGGCGACCGAGTTGCGCTCGCGCTCTACAACACGTTCGAATTCCCTATCGCGATGTACGGGTGTCACAAAGGTGGCTTCGTTCCGGTCGCGCTGAACTACCGATTCGCAACCGAGGATTTTACTCACGCCATTTCGACGGTAAATCCGTCGGCCGTGGTATACGACACAGCCACGAGAGAGGCCCTCCGGCCGGCTATCGACGAGTTACGTGGTGGAATGCGTCTCGTGACCGTTGGCGGCGATGACGACGATGCCGTTCGGTTCGACGAACTGCTCGATTCTGCACCCAGCACGACGCCACCAGAGTTCTTCCGCGACGATGAAGATATCTCCTACATGTTCTTTACCAGCGGGACAACTGGGAATCCAAAAGCAGTCGCTCACTCCGTCCGAAGTGGCCGAGAACGAACAGTGACGAGCATCATCGCCAACTCACTTAGTCCCCAGTCGGTCTGCCTCTTACTGTTGCCATTCTTCCACGGAGGAGGGATGGACAGCACTCTCAGAGCGGTCGTCAGCGTCGGCGCAGAGTTACTTCTGGTTCGAAAACCCACGTCCGAGGGAATCCCTGACCTCATCGAAGAGTTCGGAGTGACCGACGTCCGGAGCGTCCCGACCACGCTTAAGCGAGTGCTGGACGACCCGGGCTGTGCCGACCGAGATTTCTCGACAATCGAGTGTTGGCGTGCGACGGGTGCCGTCCTCACCGAGTCCCTCGCGAAAGACGTCATCGAGAACGTGACTCCCAATCTGTACAACGCCTACGGGTCGTCCGAAGGTGGGACGAACGTCGTTCTTCGTCCCGAGGACCTCCCTGGAAAAGCAGGGACTGTCGGGAAGGCCGCACTCGGAAACGAGGTCCGCGTAATCGCGTACGAACCGGGGCGAGACGTCCCCCCAAGCGAAGAAGTCCCAGTTGGCGAAGAAGGAGAAGTCATCATTCGGAGTCCGCAACTGTACCACGGTTACTTTGGCAACGCCGAGGCAACCAACGAACGGGTGCGCGATGGATGGTACTACACTCACGACATCGGCGTCATCGACGAAGACAGGTACCTCATCATCAAAGGCAGGACTGACGACATGATCCTCAGTGGTGGAGAACTCGTCTCGGCTGTCGAAGTCGAAGAAGTCCTCGAGTCCCACGAGAAAGTCTCTGAAGCGATTGTCGTTGGCCGACCTGACGACGAGTGGGGACAGGTCGTCAAAGCAGTAATCGCACCCCGAAACGGCGTCGAAACCGAAGCCATCGAAGACGAACTCGAAGCCTACTGCCGCGACCACCCGTCACTCGCTCGGTACAAGCGCCCCCGTGAGTACGAACTCGTCGAGGAGTTGGACCACAACGAGACGGGCAAAAAGTTGAGGGCAACCTACCAGACAGCCTAA
- a CDS encoding thiamine pyrophosphate-binding protein — protein MSSATHRRSGADLFVEILDSYGVSALFGNPGTTELPLMNSVTNSNVEYVLALHEDVAVGMAAGYAKSRYHSFREDGGELPIGVVNLHLAPGLLHGLGNVYAAKAGNVPLVVTAGAHSTDFRHEEPILHGELPPLAESVVKWSAEVRHVDSMPTMLRRAFRVALTPPTGPVFLSLPLDVMLASTDATVERLGSVPTPGTGSPADVDRATQILVEATDPVVVFGDGVSQAAASEEAIAFAEASGARVHGEILSCEVNFPADHPAWAGYLSTNEAEVAAALDTDTVVLVGCSTNTTAVRHEAPLVSPETKFVHVSEDAWQLGKNEPADASILGDPKLVLSELSERVESELEESVHEARTARAKADATAMKRDVSPPEEIPDTQVTLDTSAHTNVRVGAVVEVLRELAPDAYLVDESVTAKGPLLSRWPLQPNQRVSNKGGGLGYGLPAALGAALAVAAADDDHRPVVGLIGDGSFLYYPHALFSAARYDLNVTIVVFNNGSYRILKKNSMNMLGGDEADFDFEWAGLTPSVDYVSNAESFGVAGFRIDDRDSLRDTLAEAVQTDGPTVVDVNVAEL, from the coding sequence ATGAGCAGTGCTACTCACCGTCGAAGTGGTGCAGACCTATTCGTGGAGATACTAGACTCCTACGGGGTGTCGGCTCTCTTCGGGAACCCGGGAACGACAGAACTCCCACTGATGAACTCTGTGACCAATAGCAACGTGGAGTACGTGTTGGCACTTCACGAAGACGTCGCAGTCGGAATGGCCGCAGGATACGCGAAATCTCGGTACCATTCGTTCCGAGAGGACGGGGGAGAGCTACCGATTGGGGTAGTGAACCTCCACTTGGCACCGGGCCTGCTGCACGGACTGGGAAACGTGTACGCCGCAAAGGCGGGCAACGTCCCACTCGTGGTGACTGCAGGGGCACACAGTACCGATTTCCGTCACGAAGAGCCAATCCTTCACGGAGAACTGCCACCACTCGCAGAGTCGGTCGTCAAGTGGTCCGCAGAGGTGCGACACGTGGACTCGATGCCGACGATGCTCAGACGTGCATTCCGTGTCGCACTCACCCCACCTACAGGACCGGTCTTCCTCTCTCTTCCCCTCGACGTGATGCTCGCATCGACAGACGCGACTGTCGAACGGCTTGGGTCGGTTCCAACCCCGGGAACAGGCTCGCCTGCTGACGTCGACCGGGCAACACAGATTCTCGTCGAAGCGACGGACCCGGTTGTGGTCTTTGGAGACGGTGTCAGTCAGGCCGCCGCCAGCGAAGAAGCGATTGCATTCGCCGAGGCGTCGGGAGCACGCGTCCACGGAGAGATTCTGTCGTGTGAAGTCAACTTTCCGGCCGACCATCCGGCATGGGCAGGGTACCTCTCCACTAACGAAGCGGAGGTTGCAGCGGCTCTCGACACCGACACGGTCGTGCTCGTCGGCTGCTCGACGAATACGACTGCAGTCCGGCACGAGGCCCCGCTCGTATCCCCAGAGACCAAATTCGTCCACGTGAGCGAAGATGCGTGGCAACTCGGGAAGAACGAACCTGCCGACGCCTCGATACTCGGTGACCCGAAACTCGTCCTCAGTGAACTCTCCGAACGCGTCGAGTCGGAACTCGAAGAGTCAGTCCACGAAGCGCGGACGGCGCGTGCCAAGGCAGACGCAACAGCGATGAAACGAGACGTCAGTCCGCCGGAAGAGATACCGGACACACAGGTGACGTTAGATACCAGTGCACACACCAACGTCCGTGTAGGGGCAGTCGTCGAAGTACTCCGTGAACTTGCCCCCGACGCGTATCTCGTCGACGAGAGTGTGACAGCAAAAGGTCCACTTCTCTCGCGGTGGCCACTCCAACCAAACCAACGAGTGTCGAATAAGGGCGGGGGCTTAGGGTATGGTCTCCCCGCGGCACTCGGCGCTGCACTCGCAGTCGCGGCTGCTGACGATGACCACCGACCTGTCGTTGGACTAATCGGTGACGGGTCGTTCCTCTACTATCCACACGCACTCTTCTCAGCCGCACGGTACGACCTCAACGTGACCATCGTGGTTTTCAACAACGGAAGCTATCGAATCTTGAAGAAGAACTCGATGAACATGCTCGGTGGCGACGAGGCTGATTTCGACTTCGAATGGGCAGGCCTGACACCGTCGGTAGACTACGTCTCGAACGCGGAGAGCTTTGGGGTTGCGGGATTCCGTATCGACGATAGAGACAGTCTCCGCGATACACTTGCAGAAGCAGTCCAAACCGACGGGCCGACCGTCGTCGACGTCAACGTTGCGGAGCTATGA